aatacccctaccatctcacctttttcgtcagcaaaataaaaaaagcaaTATGTGGGCCGTTTCGGAAACTGCCAAGAcatcacagtgacctaattcgtGGCTGTATATAGAAAAACGAttggctgtatatttctgagccgtagtaGATTTCGTTTTCGAGACAACTTAATCtccatcaaaaaatgtcaaatttgcacagcagtgtccgtttcattcatcaatagtataccccatgcacatagcgatcggagcaagataactgacgtaactggtgatttacttccccttgGGACTgtcgtgatttctgcctgttccatcagtgaaatatgaggcgcgtgtggtacttcttaaattgaaataactttgtagaaaatcaagatatttccgcaaaaatggtttcattagaaagaagaatgatgaaatttgatatttcaatcacttattaatcctaaattaatttataaaaaaataaataaattgataattatttcaaatttcatgtgagtgagatctttggttttgtgaaaatattcaattttcggtactataatggaatctgcatctggtcaatttggtatcctagaagacGCTTAACAGATTAATCCAAGTTGATAttcacgggtgattagtgtttcaaaTAATGGCCCCCTGATCTGCCAGGGGTTGTGCGTACATGTATTTAGCTTTTCTTCCaagcaggggtaacacattaaaAAGACTAAATACTGGTTAAagcaaataaataagactaaaatctggctggataatatgacgttttaaaaCGTGTACATAAATCATACAGAAATCATCCATGcaacatttcattacaaaacatttaagctaaaacatttcctaaattttggttctaaagaagatgtaagtcaaatatcaagggcgccAAGTATAGTGACactgaattgcaagtgttcaaaatgctcaaaacggtaagaatattTCGTGACAAACTTaatatgcaggacagaacacaaatttttggtcaagGCTTTAGAAGCCagcaatagaattatggcctacgccgtcaaagccttgatatcctgctacggaaatcatgccagaaatattacttcgcgtgttgggcccttaaaacaaataatttgaCATCTcctgtgttaaggagacattttgatgttcatatgagtgaccttgacgagcatttaccatgaattatctgaattccTCTTTaggacataaaattaaaaataaaataaaagaggtgttgcacgtctcatgttaatttccctaaaggtgttgcatggaaaatagaaaaaattaagttattcaaatatatgataaaactaaTTGGAACGTAtctcttgattcaataatttttgaaaataagttttaaaaacgTGTATTGActaaattagccaaaatatttcgagtttaaatcaagcaataagcgatttatatgattttagcgttaaaatgaaGGGGTATctccgaatttcagaaaaactgcccccgtgaaacaaaataaatttagcatgaacatgttcttcgagttttcctctaaaaaactgtcgctttgaaattttgtttcacgagggcattttttttttgtaaatttaaaaaaatcgaaacgacttcattggtattattttcaacttcacctatACATTAATTTTCCTTAGTAATGTATGGTCTACGGCGTGGTCCAGTGGGTAAGGTCGTTGACTCTTATAGGTAAAGgtatattctatttttaaacgaccgggttcgactccctcaagaacacatttgtttttcatattacgttttccatctagattttttttcttaattgaaacacgcttctagtttttatatatgtttcatgtcaaatctctgtttattaccatttgccgagtttgaaataagcttccaaccaggacactgtttagtttgtgaataggactctcaacaaacacgctgaatacagcatgcaatacctgtgttttaatagtcaaggtttctaacgagaacttgtatgtttttctgaatgaaagttgttgacaaaggcatggtgccttttacgaaaaaccgttgtgaactatGCAAAGCTTcggaagaaaaactttaaggccaaacaaggtaaataaccgttaaacagtttgagtttatatgtattccagtagcaaattgctatattgaatcatttttttttacaggtgcatgtacttcgaataatgttggactttattaatgcgtattaaattcccatattttgttttgtggtcagagtcatgtacagttgccaattgttggttgtagaaaataatacatacgagtataagagcttctGGACTGTAGTAgaatagaatattaaatatttgatacactcgtaacatgtaactgtatacattgtatctgatattcagaaaaaaagaagacaattttaattttcacgatttcaaaaattatctttagactacatgtataatgtattgacacataacaTGTTTTAGGTattcaggtatttaaatggcaaatacgcaatgagtataaatatgaatgaaggtcagttctacgtcacgagtgctggcacagAGCTCCGATTTGGGAAAATttccgcttcggtgcaacaccctctttctaaactctacgcagaaatatgaaatttcttaattgggttaatttacaataaggacattgaatcagGAAGTCATAGAGTCATGTATGATGCTAATGAATGTCAAGAAAAGTCCATCTAACggttgcgcaaggcaggaggaggggtgggagttattgtgcaatatgcgtattgtaaaatcgatgtgaaattttgatacgtcttttggatgtgttaagtgttaaaaccgccggtgtatgatatgtagatgggtgtttatacaaaaatttacgattttctagctgtataaggcaaaaaatacgttgttcatacgtatttagatgtaattgaaatttcgcattgtgtattgcgtcatgtttcttgaatgacctattaaaacaccgttttgtttttcaaacctcgtattttgatatccagtgctgattttgagctgatgaaaagggaaagaactgagaaaaacgggaaattgtgaaattcacaacttCCTTCAAGGTaccacaccggtaattattttcactatatattactatagaggggaaaaaaatcattaaaaatcagtttacagaattgatgccgaataacgcaatCAGACGCGTTCTATGTAatctatctcgtctgccgacaccagaaaaacaacaccctacgtggcattttcgaaaaaaaaaattgcccgcaaacaagactaccctcaaatccacttgtttttcacatgtgtgtaaacagccgaagtgcacctcaggaagtagcctcagctactaacagcaaatagttcctttgtatacacttggttatttctacaaattacacaaaatttcctaatcaggggtacaaaaattaagagaaaagaagaagagaaaatgagaaaaattgcgcaaggaaaaaaatatttctttagatatatggaactacaattgacttaagttcattttgattggacaattaccggtgtgataccgtCATGCATGTTGCAAAATAACCTCCCTGGTCTCGAATTGTCtcagcttttatatttcaaatcaacatttctcgacctcggaggttatcctgcaacatacacgaaaacgcgataattatttcttttaaaatgagaAAGGATCATTcccattctaatgcaatttCGCATTAGCTTGATGTTTACGTCTTATTTCAGTGAATTGTACTAATTTGTAtcgcaagcccttttactatagCTATTTATTCGAAAATAAGATCTCTTTGAATTATCTTTCAcgaagagagatatctctttcacttagagaaatttcactttcactttcagagatatctcttttactttgaaatCTATCTCTTTTGCTTAGAGAAATATATCTTACACTTACCGAGATATCTTTTtcaattagagagatatctctctcactttgagagatatctctttcacttaaagagatatctcttttactctgagagatatctcttttactctgagagatatctctttacttTGAGAGAGAAATGTAATATCTCTTTCAGTTAAATAGAtgtctctttttgaaaatttaaagagatatctctctaacttaaagaggTATCTCtatttacattgatagagagatatatttttacactatggagatatctctttctatTTGAGAGATATTAGATATCTCTTTCtatttgagagatatctcttaaagctaAAAAGAtgtctctcaaagagaaagagatatctccctagcgtaaaaagatatctcgTTCGTTTGAAAAGATATCTTTTTACTTAAAGAGATACTGTATCTCTTTTGTTTAGAGAGATATTTctattggttaaagagatatctccctagccTAAAAAGATATttctctaacttacagagatatctctacaaccaatagagatatctctgtagtgtaaagagatatatctcttatttaaagagatatcttattttacgaataaatagtaaacgGACTTgtcataattttgttttatgaaatacGTTACGAAATGCCTACGTTTGACACACTGGCACTCgacattttaaatatctatatcaaaaAATTGTCTTACTATAAATAAACTGTTCACAAGGTATAGCACGCCgtcatcttggttttcttttgtACCAGCTGCATGGCTTGCAATTTTCGGCGAAACGttcgatataatatgataattagacccctaccgtttcttagcaactctgtcaaggtcttatcGTTCGCATcatcatggtgaactggaaataaagttcatttatcggctataatcaaccgtcaaacatcgtctactgcttctcaaatgcgaaaAATCGGTGAAAAGGGGACAGAAGTTcacataattatgcaaatgagaattcCCTTGCCAACATACCCTCTGACGCTTGTacgggggcgggggggggggggggtcggcaCTGAATGTAGGGTAGTGTGCAGTCCTGCAAACAATTGTGTGGTTTCGGGAAAGGCTGGTACGGGAACATTCGTAAATCTATCGCAATGCCAAGACAACATTGGAAATGCTCATGACACccgaacacccccccccccccccccacacacacctTTTGCTTCGACTCCAACTCACCACGTTTTCTTGACAACACTAAAACTTTACTGACATAAAATACGGGGAAAACCATAATACAAAGAACTGACAGGCCGTGTAACTGTTATAAAGATACATTTTATAAGTGAGTAGTGGTGCGTGGAATTGAATTGTGTTAATTTGAAGAAGAgtaaatatctttgaaatgatgtTTGACGTCATGTATCGTCGGAAGAAAGTGATAAATTGCTCCGTGAACTACACCTGTAGCAACCTGCCGTGTAAACGTATATCAATGTATCTTTTTATTTTGCCTAGATAAGCATGATATTTTGAATTCTAATCACTAATTGTTACAACTTACATAAAATAAAACCCACACTCCCATGCAACATTCATTTTCTCGTAATTTAAAGCGTTTGCAAACTTTTCAAACAGTACTCGTACACACTTTTACACTTGTATGTGTATggttatattacatgtatagtagATTCTTCAGGACTTTGTAATTTTAAATACTGATAAgactaaattttgttttgttttgttttgtttttatttctagcCACATCACCAGAAAGAGAAACCATTCTTagaattatttgtttatgaaatattcatttccaGACATGCTAAAAAAGGTGGCCTTTACTGCCTCCGTGCCATCCACAAGTCCTTCCTGGAACACAGGTACCTTGGTGTTTTCCGTGGTCATCACTAATGTGGGAAACGGATACAACCCCAGCAACGGAATATTTACCGCTCCTACCAACGGGAACTACGTGTTTTTCGTGAATGTGCAGAGTTATGGTACTAAAATCATTTGTGTAGATATTGTGTTAAATGGATCAACAAAAGTCAGAACTATGGCCTTTAATAATATTGGTAGTGGTGATTCTTATGACGCTGGCCCTAACTTGGTAGTCTTAACTCTTCAGAAGGGAGACTCGGTGTGGGTCAGATATTACGCTGGAAAAGGTTACTTCACCGACGGGTATATGACCACATTCTCCGGTTTTCTCATATGATTGAATTGTTAAAACAATTTTTCTGTACAGTGTAATCAATAATATAAACTATCCATTTCAGCATAATTGATCttgttatttcttgtaatttgCCATCTATTTGTGTAAATGTGGCTATATACCGATAACAAACATCGTGTGTTAAACCTTTACAGGGCATGTTATGCTTCACTAGATTTGTATTATATCAACTATCGGTAGATGAAACACCGCGCAAGCGTGGTAAATCACAAGTAAATAATATTGCAGTTTTTAACGCGTGTTTGAATCGTTGTGCACATAAATCAaatgaacgatatctttaattcaaatgaatttaagaacaattttaTGAATACTTACGTGCATTAGTtctgttatatttattgatatcatatacagtaaataaaacgtgattattaggaagtcacttggacCTCCTTACATAAATGGTCTCTCTCCGTGTtgaaaatcaaatgattttacgaatgcaatgtAATCTgtcatgccgaatagttgacaAAAGATAAAACGaacggtcgttcataatttcaaaatttgaaactcaatattgcaaatgtgtttataatggtagtttttgtccatTGCGAAACTTTAAGGGCAACATTATGAATACAAgtcgtttcttctcgtcaaacacaataatcaattaaaatataatgcactatatgaatgacaaacaaaaaaactgctatattgtaaacagtgacctgatttcttggacattgtcagatagtgtacaacctaatttcggtaaaatctcttaactttaaagttatacggcgcaaacttcccagaacagcCCCGGACCATAAGATATCTGGCATACTGTACAGTTCTTAACTTAATACTTACTTTCATGATATGTTTCATCAACAGCATGATCAATTAAAATAAGACTTTTTGTGTTGGTCCATGtgtttgtatattatataagtAACTGTtgttaaattattacaaaaagtcatAACAGTAACTTCTATAATCACgggaaaaaattaagaacaacGAAAATATCGGATAaatatcgtatttaaaaatCCATCGATGTAGTAGATCGTTGGTCTCGGAAGGGGAGGAGGCAGCGGCGgatttatggggggggggggcgcagcctcacccccacccccacccccccccccccccccatgcattttcaaattcaaggtaaatcgtggtctctccTTTAGAACAATgcaaacgataaaagaagcaataatttctttcactctcggagaaataaatgacaaattcttttgatatattgaattacttttttgGGAGAACTTACTTTTTTTCCGAAACCCTTAAAATTcacgtcattttattaatttcaccttattaaaagtgacagaaaataataaaattgacTACCTACGAGGCATATTTCAAGCccaataaaatctgtaaaatcctggagcttcagggggcttcgccccctgggggccgccttgaggtccccagaccccctgcctcgtaAAGTTGCACCCCTAACTGCCATTCCTGGACCCGGCCATGGGGTGCACGTCCTTCCTTTAAGTTTTTCATAAAAGGACAAatatgggcctagtcaaaagtattgtaatgtaaaacttatacggtaccaattttgatgcaccagatgcgcatttcgacaaataatgtctctttagtgatgctcaaccgaaatttttgaaatccgaaataacaataaacttgtaagagctattttaggggaaagcagagtgccaaaaagtggagtcaaattcgtccaaggataagagctatgcatgagggagataatccttaattttgaaaagaatttctaaattttatcacagcaattaaatatacatccgtattttcaagctagtaacgaagtacttagctactgggctgtagagaccctcggggactaacagtccaccagcagaggcctcgactcaggggtcataatgtcaaacttatacggtaccaaatttgatgcaccagatgactaacactgaacactaacacaattttatgctgatcatgttgcAAACCAATCACAACTTCTCGGTTTGCCGGAAATACCCGAGAATGTGCAACTGCTTGTGATATATTGCCTCGTTCTTGgcgcttcgttctggaaatttccataaggctgaTTTCAGACTAAAATCACGGACTGAAGAATgaacaggcatattttatttattcaaaaattctcGCACTTAATATTTTTAGCTAATAGAGAATTAGTGACCGCAgaactccaatcctaaatagggaggacttctggcagttcatttctaaactaaatacttgtatggcttaacatttagattaataatgagatgacttaATTAATTctattcaagcataaattctgtgttagcattttagctatttcatatattatgaaatcaATCTGCTAATCCCTCTTACTATGGctcgtaaacttcaccctagtgaatattggttctgtttcaatctttctttcccgctgtattTCTTCAGTTTTGaacaacactaatccgcaggatatcggtatatgttcgaactttcacatagattcatcccaaatcAGGCAAACCTTTTTTCCACACCAGACTCGTtcgctttgaaatttgatgagatacataaatgtatattgtaccaggtgtagaactaaattcaaattcagttatcttaaacatatctAGTTCAATTAAAAGCactttcgatttaaaaaggctatgtttgggggaaattgttcaaaaaaatattttatcttttacaatgttgttttcgggggggggggggggggggtactttttattcattggataggctcataaaatcttttcttcaGGTAGCAGCtagaataaagtaataaaatttgaaagaggttcaattataattcaaagtcgttttcagtatgtttatcttattttcttcttcatttgtgaaacaccATATAGCTACaatctcggggggggggggggggggggggggcaaagccGGTGAAAAGGATGGAACCAACAGGTGCTTgcttaatattcttttttagcGTTTTAGCAACACTCCGCATTTTCAGGGTAGTtcatcgaaaacgaaagtagttTTTTGACAAtaactaatcaagtaagattctattatagcttaAGGATCTCACCTCACATATGGAATAATAtcaaaggtgcaagcagtaattCTGGAGAAAGCGTTTCGGTGTTTATTGGCAAAAATTGTTTCTTTACAAGTATCGATCAACTGAGCTTTCAGAATTTTACTCTGCATTTGTGCTATTACATGTTCCTTGGTAATAATATTCTTACCTACACAGGCTACTGAATACAAGGAAATATTCGCCCCCGTTTAATTTTCGTTCCTTTCACCTTTATCAGTGGATACATTAATAAGACTGGACGAAACTGATttctcttttaacacaactgtgtCTGCACGAATTTAAAACAGGACGAAAGCGGTTATAAGTGTAGAAGGGCGAAAAAACGCGACGCGAAAATAACTTTGTATACAGTATATGTCGTTTTGTGAGTATGATACATATTTCATGACTATAGCAAGCCCTtatactatttattcgaaaaataagatatctctttaaattaaagcgatatcacttattttaaagagatatctctttaaaatgagagagatATCTTAATCTTAAGAGATATGTCTCTAAAAAAAggtatctctttcacttaaagagatatctctttaaaatgagagagatATCTTAATCTTAAGAGATATGTCTCTAAAAAAAggtatctctttcacttaaagagatatctctttcgcttagagatatatctcttacacttaaagagatatctctttcactttaagatatatctctttcacttagagagatatctcttatactttaagagatgtctctttcatttagagagatatctcttatatctcttttactctgagagatatctcttttactttgagagatatctccttcacttaaagtGATATCTCTCTTAAAAATTccgaaagagatatctctcaaagtataagagatatctctttaatcgttgaaaaagagatatctctcaaagagaaagagatatctctttcca
Above is a genomic segment from Ostrea edulis chromosome 3, xbOstEdul1.1, whole genome shotgun sequence containing:
- the LOC125675863 gene encoding complement C1q tumor necrosis factor-related protein 3-like — protein: MEELVKMVKNDSTKWNDIENILNDLKVQIRYTSLSLLDVNAETNSVNADLLQSLNQAISDLYDFSVKMLKKVAFTASVPSTSPSWNTGTLVFSVVITNVGNGYNPSNGIFTAPTNGNYVFFVNVQSYGTKIICVDIVLNGSTKVRTMAFNNIGSGDSYDAGPNLVVLTLQKGDSVWVRYYAGKGYFTDGYMTTFSGFLI